In Terriglobia bacterium, the following proteins share a genomic window:
- a CDS encoding acyl-CoA dehydrogenase family protein, translated as MDFSITPQMQKTLADIQQFLEKEIYPLEPEVGANGFRATLPKLKAARQKVKDMGLWCPQIPKEYGGLGLTMMEHGMVSAVLGQSLIGHYVFNCQAPDAGNMEILIEHGTPEQKKTFLEPLLRGDIRSCFAMTEPEHAGSNPTWLSTLAKKDGKDYVINGHKWFASSADGATFAVVMAVTNPDAPAHERASQILVPLNTPGFKLVKNLSVMGHVGEDHASHAEVRFENCRVPQSNLLGKEGAGFAIAQERLGAGRIHHCMRWLGICERAFDLMCKRAAQRELAPGKVLGTRQIVQAWIAESRAQINAARLMVLEAAWKIENQGQKGARVEISCIKFYVAGVLLEVLDHAIQTHGGMGLTNETPLAAFYAAERGARIYDGPDEVHKMVVARQAMKKYGVQVST; from the coding sequence ATGGATTTTTCCATCACGCCGCAAATGCAAAAGACGCTGGCTGACATTCAACAGTTCCTGGAAAAAGAAATCTACCCGCTGGAGCCCGAAGTCGGCGCCAACGGCTTCCGGGCAACGCTGCCCAAACTGAAGGCCGCCCGCCAGAAAGTCAAAGACATGGGCCTGTGGTGCCCGCAGATTCCCAAAGAGTACGGCGGCCTGGGGCTGACCATGATGGAGCATGGCATGGTCAGCGCGGTGCTCGGGCAAAGCCTGATTGGACATTACGTCTTCAACTGCCAGGCGCCCGACGCCGGCAACATGGAGATCCTGATCGAACACGGTACGCCGGAGCAGAAGAAAACTTTTCTGGAACCGCTCCTCCGCGGCGACATCCGGAGCTGTTTTGCCATGACCGAGCCGGAGCATGCCGGCTCCAACCCCACGTGGCTGAGCACCCTTGCCAAGAAGGATGGCAAGGACTACGTGATCAACGGGCACAAGTGGTTTGCCTCGTCGGCCGACGGCGCAACCTTCGCCGTGGTGATGGCCGTCACCAACCCGGACGCTCCGGCCCACGAACGCGCCAGCCAGATTCTGGTGCCGCTCAACACGCCGGGATTCAAATTGGTGAAGAACCTGAGCGTGATGGGACACGTAGGCGAAGACCACGCCAGCCACGCGGAAGTTCGCTTTGAGAATTGCCGCGTACCGCAGAGCAATCTGCTCGGCAAGGAAGGCGCGGGATTTGCCATCGCCCAGGAGCGCCTGGGCGCCGGACGCATCCATCACTGCATGCGCTGGCTGGGCATCTGCGAGCGGGCTTTTGATCTCATGTGCAAACGCGCTGCGCAACGCGAACTGGCGCCCGGCAAAGTGCTGGGCACCCGCCAGATTGTGCAGGCGTGGATCGCCGAAAGCCGCGCGCAGATCAACGCCGCCCGTCTCATGGTCCTGGAAGCCGCGTGGAAGATCGAAAACCAGGGCCAGAAGGGAGCGCGCGTGGAAATTTCCTGCATCAAGTTTTACGTGGCCGGCGTGCTGCTCGAAGTTCTGGACCACGCCATCCAGACGCACGGCGGCATGGGCCTGACCAACGAAACGCCGCTGGCCGCCTTTTATGCTGCCGAGCGCGGCGCCCGCATCTACGACGGGCCTGACGAAGTCCACAAAATGGTGGTCGCCCGCCAGGCC
- a CDS encoding histidine phosphatase family protein, which yields MSHLVLVRHGQASFLEKNYDQLSPKGEQQSRFLGQYWASHNVRFDRIYSGPKVRQRETARIVGEAPRKARLPWPQTELLPEFDEFQAEAVIERALPGLVETDEHIRSMYRDFQAAVTRPAQFKTFQRMFEVVVGRWAAGELPLKGIEPWPDFVVRVQRALGKLAGNGARGQRIAIFTSGGPTAVAVQQALGLSTPATLKTAWMVRNSALTEFLFSGERFTLSSYNATPHLTDPEFLTHR from the coding sequence ATGAGTCATCTTGTTCTTGTCCGGCACGGCCAGGCTTCGTTCCTTGAGAAGAATTACGACCAGCTTTCCCCCAAAGGCGAGCAGCAAAGCCGTTTCCTGGGACAATACTGGGCCAGCCACAACGTCCGCTTCGACCGCATTTATTCCGGGCCCAAAGTGCGCCAGCGCGAGACCGCGCGCATTGTGGGAGAAGCTCCCAGAAAAGCCCGTCTGCCCTGGCCGCAGACTGAACTGCTCCCCGAATTTGACGAGTTTCAGGCCGAAGCGGTGATTGAGCGCGCCCTGCCGGGACTGGTCGAGACCGACGAGCACATCCGCAGCATGTATCGCGACTTCCAGGCTGCCGTCACCCGGCCCGCTCAGTTCAAAACCTTCCAGCGGATGTTTGAAGTTGTTGTCGGGCGATGGGCTGCCGGAGAACTGCCGCTCAAGGGAATCGAGCCGTGGCCTGACTTTGTTGTGCGGGTGCAGCGCGCGCTGGGTAAGCTGGCCGGGAACGGCGCACGCGGCCAGCGCATCGCCATTTTCACTTCCGGCGGACCCACGGCCGTCGCCGTGCAGCAGGCGCTGGGGCTTTCCACGCCGGCAACGCTCAAGACCGCCTGGATGGTCCGCAACAGCGCGCTCACTGAGTTTCTCTTCTCCGGCGAACGGTTTACTCTTAGTTCGTACAACGCAACTCCGCACCTGACCGACCCAGAATTCCTCACTCACCGGTGA